A section of the Scomber scombrus chromosome 24, fScoSco1.1, whole genome shotgun sequence genome encodes:
- the LOC133976469 gene encoding uncharacterized protein LOC133976469, with the protein MAAVCQPRRALVEIPAPQPKIAARMRRSYLEILSGRLAPSPLPRGRNTTSNTRRVQSLDLSIDGMWSGRIEEQCEKIDEHHTPLSKQQLVQLIRSLILVEQSQEPRILASDLKYLQDDLQLKKANVYRSIPYSRFGSNRDAHCYRKAYPHMVAFKVSCQEWGQVLLRNKEWDAVLEHTLMAWRYTSELPQWDTTNHNAVREQCYSILASHSLTALQHYCPEPNRGRELLRRLKMAQLHSQSIVPCIQELQRIMGCADESMDTK; encoded by the exons ATGGCAGCTGTGTGTCAGCCTCGACGTGCCTTGGTGGAGATACCAGCTCCACAGCCCAAAATTGCAG CTCGGATGAGGAGGTCCTATCTTGAAATCCTAAGTGGCCGTTTGGCTCCATCTCCACTTCCAAGAGGGAGAAACACTACTTCAAACACCAGGCGTGTGCAGTCTT TGGACTTGTCCATTGACGGGATGTGGAGTGGGAGGATAGAGGAGCAGTGTGAGAAGATTGATGAGCAccacaccccactttccaaacAGCAACTTGTACAGCTAATCAGATCCCTCATCTTAGTAGAACAG AGCCAAGAGCCAAGGATCCTGGCCTCCGACCTGAAGTATCTACAGGACGACTTGCAACTGAAGAAGGCAAATGTTTACAGGTCCATACCATATTCACGGTTTGGTTCCAACAGGGACGCACACTGCTACAGAAAAGCATATCCTCATATGGTGGCATTCAAA GTTTCATGTCAGGAGTGGGGCCAAGTTCTTCTGAGGAACAAAGAGTGGGACGCTGTGTTGGAGCACACACTGATGGCATGGCGCTACACCAGCGAGTTACCACAGTGGGATACAACAAACCATAATGCTGTCCGAGAACAGTGTTACAGCATTTTGGCATCTCACAGCCTCACTGCTCTCCAGCACTACTGCCCTGAACCAAACAGAGGACGAGAACTGCTTAGAAG GTTGAAAATGGCTCAGTTGCACAGCCAGTCAATTGTGCCCTGTATTCAGGAATTGCAGAGGATTATGGGATGTGCTGATGAATCCATGGACACAAAGTAA